A single genomic interval of Cucumis sativus cultivar 9930 chromosome 5, Cucumber_9930_V3, whole genome shotgun sequence harbors:
- the LOC101213440 gene encoding uncharacterized protein LOC101213440, which produces MATNFHKTPILHSISLTNLFPILPSNPKPSLTNTPFSFPLIHKSPNFKTCLPRPGPNRCAARRRVRYDDDDEDEDEDYGHNHQIALLESYTQAATGEALIVHAMVDGDHVEVLVFKGFSSSLSYGTSPDPSRSVLPERAIIKFIDRIKGPFDPSNIQYIQKGITWNSFNFLN; this is translated from the exons atggCAACAAACTTCCACAAAACCCCAATCCTTCACTCAATTTCTCTTACAAATCTCTTCCCAATACTTCCCAGCAATCCAAAACCATCTCTCACCAACACCCCTTTCTCTTTCCCATTAATCCATAAATCAcccaatttcaaaacttgTCTCCCTCGCCCTGGCCCCAATCGTTGCGCTGCTCGGCGGAGAGTTCGTtacgacgacgacgacgaagatgaagatgaagattacGGCCACAACCATCAGATTGCACTGTTGGAATCCTACACTCAGGCCGCCACAGGAGAAGCACTCATCGTTCATGCCATGGTTGACGGTGACCATGTTGAAGTTCTTGTCTTCAAg gGATTCTCATCAAGTTTGAGCTATGGGACATCACCTGATCCATCAAGAAGTGTTCTTCCCGAAAGAGCAATCATTAAATTCATTGATAGAATCAAAGGCCCATTTGATCCATCAAATATCCAATACATTCAGAAGGGTATCACTTGGAATTCATTTAACTTCCTCAATTAA